In a single window of the [Chlorobium] sp. 445 genome:
- the bchI gene encoding magnesium chelatase ATPase subunit I, translating into MSEPASKAHHRHSTDTHKKASKSEKAHHSQRKEEAQVKREKVFPFSAIVGQDEMKRCLLLNIIEPRIGGVLVMGHRGTGKSTTVRALANVLPMIERAEGDPYNRTVEEVLQAEAINGKRKTLHLHAEKIPVPVVDLPLGATEDRVCGTIDIEQALTKGEKSFEPGLLAKANRGFLYIDEVNLLDDHLVDVLLDVAASGVNVVEREGISIKHPARFVLVGSGNPEEGELRPQLLDRFGLHARISTITDIALRVEIVRRRRAFDANPDEFLAEWAAEQDALQRRIVEAKALVGQVELPEDLLILIAELCMHLGIDGHRGELTVARAASANAALEGRRVVTLDDIKTVAVPALRHRLRRDPLETMDAGEKVERELQKVLAKVSQPKPAAESVLT; encoded by the coding sequence ATGTCTGAGCCAGCGTCAAAAGCACATCATCGACATTCAACTGATACCCACAAAAAAGCGTCAAAATCTGAAAAAGCGCATCACTCGCAGCGTAAGGAGGAGGCGCAAGTGAAGCGAGAAAAAGTCTTTCCATTCAGTGCAATTGTGGGACAAGATGAAATGAAACGCTGTCTTTTGCTCAACATCATTGAGCCACGCATTGGAGGCGTGCTGGTAATGGGACATCGAGGAACAGGTAAATCCACGACTGTGCGTGCGCTTGCCAATGTATTGCCTATGATTGAACGAGCTGAAGGTGATCCCTACAACCGCACCGTCGAAGAAGTCCTACAAGCTGAAGCCATAAACGGCAAAAGGAAAACGCTGCATCTGCATGCTGAAAAAATTCCTGTGCCAGTGGTCGATTTGCCGCTTGGCGCAACAGAAGACCGGGTGTGTGGCACCATCGATATTGAGCAAGCTCTCACCAAAGGTGAGAAAAGCTTTGAGCCAGGCTTGCTGGCTAAAGCCAATCGTGGGTTTCTTTACATTGATGAAGTGAATTTGCTCGATGATCATTTGGTCGATGTCTTGCTGGATGTGGCGGCAAGTGGGGTAAATGTCGTAGAGCGCGAAGGCATTAGCATTAAGCATCCAGCACGATTTGTCTTAGTGGGCTCTGGCAATCCTGAAGAAGGGGAGTTGCGCCCGCAGCTCTTGGATCGCTTTGGGTTGCATGCGCGTATCAGCACTATTACTGACATTGCCTTGCGTGTCGAGATTGTGCGGCGACGGCGCGCCTTTGATGCAAACCCTGATGAATTTTTGGCAGAATGGGCGGCAGAGCAAGACGCCTTACAGCGACGCATTGTAGAAGCAAAGGCGCTCGTAGGACAAGTTGAATTACCAGAAGACCTCTTGATACTGATTGCAGAACTCTGCATGCACTTGGGCATTGATGGTCATCGTGGCGAACTGACTGTAGCGCGTGCTGCCTCAGCTAATGCTGCTTTGGAAGGACGTAGAGTTGTAACGCTGGACGACATCAAAACAGTAGCGGTGCCAGCACTGCGTCATCGTCTGCGACGCGATCCTCTGGAGACCATGGATGCAGGCGAAAAAGTCGAGCGCGAACTCCAAAAGGTGTTAGCAAAAGTCAGCCAACCAAAACCTGCAGCTGAATCGGTGCTCACTTGA
- a CDS encoding pyridoxamine-phosphate oxidase has product MVEEITVTPTLEAILSEAWVLLEQGVKDRRSPMHTGVFTTIRGTFPEARTVVLRSVDAKARKLYCHTDIRSAKVEDLRHNPNCAWLFYHPEHKIQLRFLGTATIHHSTPLAEARWKATKLMSRRCYATTLPPGTKVEEPSSGLPDYLIERNPTEQESEIAAENFAVIETQVHALDWLLLDAKGHRRAKFEWQDEMFSASWTIP; this is encoded by the coding sequence ATGGTAGAGGAGATTACAGTTACGCCAACGCTTGAAGCGATTCTTAGTGAAGCGTGGGTACTCTTAGAGCAAGGCGTAAAAGATCGCCGCAGTCCAATGCACACTGGTGTCTTTACGACAATCCGTGGCACATTCCCCGAAGCGCGCACCGTGGTGCTGCGCAGCGTTGATGCCAAAGCGCGCAAGCTCTATTGCCACACCGATATTCGCTCCGCCAAAGTAGAAGACTTGCGGCACAACCCAAACTGTGCATGGCTATTCTACCACCCAGAACACAAGATTCAACTGCGCTTTTTAGGCACGGCAACTATACACCATAGCACACCACTTGCCGAAGCACGCTGGAAAGCCACGAAACTCATGAGCAGACGCTGTTATGCGACAACATTGCCACCCGGAACAAAAGTCGAAGAACCCTCTTCAGGCTTGCCAGATTACTTGATTGAAAGAAATCCAACCGAGCAAGAAAGTGAAATTGCTGCAGAAAATTTTGCTGTGATTGAAACACAAGTGCATGCGCTGGACTGGCTTTTACTGGATGCGAAAGGGCATAGACGCGCAAAATTTGAGTGGCAGGACGAGATGTTTTCAGCATCATGGACAATTCCGTAA